CGAGCACGTCCTGGTGGCGGTCACGGCGGGTGAGCGTCTTGAAGACGTCGGGGCGCAGGGTGTCCAGGGAGACGTTGACCCGGTCCAGCCCGGCCGCCTTGAGGGCGGCAGCGGTGCGCTTGAGTCCGATGCCGTTGGTCGTGAGCGACATTCTGGGGCGGGGCTCCAGGGCGGCGCACTGCTCGACGATGGAGACGAGGCCCGGGCGGAGCAGCGGCTCGCCACCGGTGAAGCGGACTTCCGTGATGCCGAGGTCGGTGACGGCGATCCGGATGAGCCGGACGATCTCGTCGTCACTGAGCAGTTCGGTCTTGGAGAGCCACTGCAGACCCTCTTCGGGCATGCAGTAGGTACACCGCAGATTGCACTTGTCCGTCAGTGATACGCGCAGGTCGGTGGCGACCCGGCCATAGGTGTCGATGAGCACTGTGGGCCCCCTCCCCCGGTGGTGTCCCGCGGTTGCGGTTCTGACAGTTCCGAGACTACGCGAGACCTATGACATCGACGGGGGCCCGTTTGCCACGAGGCGCGGCGCGGCCGCGTCGTAGGACTCTACGACGCGGCCGGGCCGGCAGTGCGGGGCGGAGGCGGAACGGCTCGGTGAATTCCTTCTCTCAGTGGGCTCCGACGCCGGTGAGGGACTTGACCTCCAGCTCGGCGTACTTGCCCTTGTCGGGCTCCTCCTTCGAGATCAGGGAGCCGATCCAGCCGAGCAGGAAGCCCAGCGGGATGGAGATGAGACCGGGGTTCTCCAGCGGGAACCAGGAGAAGTCGACGTCCGGGAACATCGAGGAGGGCTTGGAGGAGACGACCGGCGAGAACAGCACCAGCAGGACGGAGGAGGCGAGCCCTCCGTAGATCGACCACAGGGCGCCCTGGGTGGTGAAGCGCTTCCAGAAGAGGCTGTAGAGGATCGTCGGCAGGTTGGCCGAGGCGGCGACCGCGAAGGCGAGGGCGACCAGGCCGGCGACGTTCATGTCGCGGGCGAGCGCGCCGAGCGCGATGGAGACGACACCGATGGCGACGGTCGCCCAGCGTGCGGCGCGGACCTCCTCCTTCTCGGTGGCCTTGCCCCTGCGGATGACGTTGGCGTAGATGTCGTGCGCGAAGGACGAGGACGACGCCAGGGTCAGTCCGGCGACGACGGCCAGGATGGTGGCGAAGGCGACCGCGGAGATCACCGCGAGCAGGATGGCGCCGCCGGTGGAGCCCGCACCGCCGCCGATCTCCAGGGCGGCCAGCGGGGCCGCCGTGTTGCCCGCCTTGTTCGACGCGATGATGTCGTCGGGCTTGAGCAGGGCCGCCGCACCGAAGCCGAGCACGATCGTCATCAGGTAGAAGGCGCCGATGATGCCGATGGCCCAGTTCACGGACTTACGGGCGGCCTTGGCCGTGGGCACGGTGTAGAAGCGGATCAGGATGTGCGGCAGGCCCGCGGTGCCGAGGACCAGGGCGATGCCGAGCGAGATGAAGTCCAGCTTCGAGGTGCCGGTGGCGCCGTACTTCAGGCCGGGCTCCAGGAAGGCCGTGCCCTTGCCGCTGTTGCTCGCGGCGGTGCCGAGCAGGTCCGAGATGTTGAAGTTGAACTTCAGCAGGATCAGGAAGGTGATGAGCAGGGTGCCCGCGATGAGCAGGACGGCCTTGACCATCTGCACCCAGGTGGTGCCCTTCATGCCGCCGATGGTGACGTACACGATCATGAGCAGGCCGACCAGGGCGACGATCGCGATCTTGCCGCCGTCGCTGGTGATGCCGAGCAGCAGGGACACCAGGACGCCGGCGCCGGCCATCTGCGCCAGCAGGTAGAAAATCGAGACGACGATCGTCGACGTACCCGCCGCGGTCCGGACGGGGCGCTGGCGCATGCGGTAGGCGAGGACGTCGCCCATCGTGTACCGGCCGGAGTTGCGCAGCGGCTCGGCGACCAGGAGCAGGGCGACGAGCCATGCGACGAGGAAGCCGATGGAGTACAGGAAGCCGTCGTACCCGAAGAGGGCGATGGCTCCCGCGATGCCGAGGAAGGACGCGGCGGACATGTAGTCGCCGGAGACGGCGAGGCCGTTCTGGAAGGCGGTGAACTGGCGTCCGCCCGCGTAGAAGTCCGAGGCGCTCTTGGTCTGGCGGCCTGCCCAGACGGTGATGACGAGGGTCGCCACGACGAACACCGCGAACAGCGTGATGATCAGCGGCCGGTGCTCGCTCGCGCCTTCGGCGGCGAGCTGGACGCTGGGGTGGGCGAGAGCGGCGGCGCTCATGCGTCGGCCTCCATACGGGACTTGATCGCTGCGGCCTTCGGGTCGAGCTGGCTGGAGGCGTGGCGCGAGTAGAGCCAGGCGATGAGGAAGGTGGTGACGAACTGGAGGAGCCCGAAGACGAGGGCCACGTTGATGTTGCCCACGACCTTGGTACCCATGAAGTCGCCGGCGTAGTTGGACATCAGCACGTACAGCAGATACCAGAGCACGAAGGCGATGGTCAGAGGGAAGGCGAAGGAGCGGTGCGAGCGGCGCAGTTCACCGAACTCCGGGCTTTCCTGCACCTCGATGAACGCCTCGGTGGTGGGTTGGACGGGGCCCGTTCCGATCTTGGTCGGCGGGGGTGCATCGGTAGCCACGGAATCTCCTCGCGACGCGGGTGCGGTGGTGGTGGGAAGGGTGTTCTTCAAGGGGGACCTCTGTGTCGGGAGTCTGCGGATACGACTCCCTGACAACGGCACGGAGAGCGGCGCGAAGCGGTTCACCACCGCTCTCGTTGTCTCCGGCTCACCTCTTCGGCCGCATGTCCGTCACGACACGCTTCGAACTCACTTGCCCTTAGTCATTGATGCGCCGGGATGATCAGAGATAACTTCACTCGTCATGTACGCGACCGCACACACCCCGTGTCCGGTCGCCTGACACGGATGATGTGGAGAACCCATGGCTCATCTGGCATCCAGACGGACACGCGCACTCGCGCTGCCCGTCGGACTTGCACTCACCGCCTCGCTGGGCTTCCTCCCGACGGCGGTGGCCTCGGCCGCGCCGACGGACGGGCAGTCCACCGCCGCGGTCACGACCGACGGGCCCAAGCTGTCCTACGTCGTCAACACCAAGGCCGGCTACGGCTCGGCGAAGCAGGTCAAGAAGGCCATAGCCGCCGCGGGCGGCACGATCGTCATCTCGTACGACCAGATCGGCGTCATCGTCGTCCACTCGCAGAACCCGGACTTCGCGAAGACGATCCGTCAGGTCAGGGGCGTCTCGTCGGCCGGTGCCACGCGCACCAACCCGATCGTGCCCCAGGCGACGAACGACGTGGGCACTGCCGCCCAGGCGCTCTCCGCCGACGAGGCGGCTGCCGCGGCGGCCGACGCGACGGCGGACCAGGACCCGCTCGAGCCCCTGCAGTGGGACCTGCCCGCCATCAAGGCGGACAAGGCCCACGCGATCTCGCAGGGCAGCCAGAGGGTCACCGTCGGCGTCATCGACACGGGCGTCGACGACACGCACCCCGACCTCGCGCCGAACTTCGACCGCGCGGCCTCGGCGAACTGTGTGACCGGTGCGCCGGACACCACCGAGGGTTCCTGGCGGCCGATGGCCGGCGAGAGCGACCACGGCACGCACGTCGCCGGAACCATCGCGGCGGCGAAGAACGGCATCGGTGTGACCGGTGTCGCGCCCGGCGTCAAGGTTTCCGGTATCAAGGTGTCGACCCCGAGCGGCTTCTTCTACAGCGAGGCCGTCGTGTGCGGCTTCATGTGGGCCGCC
The Streptomyces sp. NBC_00234 DNA segment above includes these coding regions:
- a CDS encoding solute symporter family protein — protein: MSAAALAHPSVQLAAEGASEHRPLIITLFAVFVVATLVITVWAGRQTKSASDFYAGGRQFTAFQNGLAVSGDYMSAASFLGIAGAIALFGYDGFLYSIGFLVAWLVALLLVAEPLRNSGRYTMGDVLAYRMRQRPVRTAAGTSTIVVSIFYLLAQMAGAGVLVSLLLGITSDGGKIAIVALVGLLMIVYVTIGGMKGTTWVQMVKAVLLIAGTLLITFLILLKFNFNISDLLGTAASNSGKGTAFLEPGLKYGATGTSKLDFISLGIALVLGTAGLPHILIRFYTVPTAKAARKSVNWAIGIIGAFYLMTIVLGFGAAALLKPDDIIASNKAGNTAAPLAALEIGGGAGSTGGAILLAVISAVAFATILAVVAGLTLASSSSFAHDIYANVIRRGKATEKEEVRAARWATVAIGVVSIALGALARDMNVAGLVALAFAVAASANLPTILYSLFWKRFTTQGALWSIYGGLASSVLLVLFSPVVSSKPSSMFPDVDFSWFPLENPGLISIPLGFLLGWIGSLISKEEPDKGKYAELEVKSLTGVGAH
- a CDS encoding DUF485 domain-containing protein, with translation MATDAPPPTKIGTGPVQPTTEAFIEVQESPEFGELRRSHRSFAFPLTIAFVLWYLLYVLMSNYAGDFMGTKVVGNINVALVFGLLQFVTTFLIAWLYSRHASSQLDPKAAAIKSRMEADA
- a CDS encoding S8 family serine peptidase, producing the protein MAHLASRRTRALALPVGLALTASLGFLPTAVASAAPTDGQSTAAVTTDGPKLSYVVNTKAGYGSAKQVKKAIAAAGGTIVISYDQIGVIVVHSQNPDFAKTIRQVRGVSSAGATRTNPIVPQATNDVGTAAQALSADEAAAAAADATADQDPLEPLQWDLPAIKADKAHAISQGSQRVTVGVIDTGVDDTHPDLAPNFDRAASANCVTGAPDTTEGSWRPMAGESDHGTHVAGTIAAAKNGIGVTGVAPGVKVSGIKVSTPSGFFYSEAVVCGFMWAAEKGIEVTNNSYYTDPWLFNCKNDPDQSALVEAVGRASRYAERKGTVNVAAAGNSDHDLAVDAIEDTTSPNDTTPVTRTINPAECLDIPTQLPGVVTVAATGAKALKSSYSNYGLGVIDVAAPGGDSTVYQPPTAPAVNGRILSTTVGGGYNYKAGTSMASPHVAGVVALIKSAHPYASAFEVKARLAHQADATACGAPYDINGDGTVDAVCEGSTNYNGFYGAGIVDALDAVRR